The genomic region AGCCCTGCCCTTTTCTTGTTCCTCAGCTGTTTTAGAGCTCGGTCACATAACCGCAGCACTGGCTCTTTAACAAAGATGAGGTCTGTGAAAAGTTAAGCATTGAAATTTGATTTCAACTGTAGAGCATTAATACGTTCAAGTTCATGGGATCTCATGGTGCCTAACTTTGGCTAACTGTGCTCATTTCTTATCATAGATTATAACTACACAGCTACTTTTGTAGCAATAGAGTACACATTATAAAAGGAAGCTACTGTTCTGGGTTTCTGGGTTTTTCTGGGACAGCTGGTTTCAGATCCACTTTTGAAGACAAGATctgggaaggatttttttttttatgtgcacACAATGGAAAACACACTTGGGTTAACTTATCTGTTACTGGGGTCAGTTTAAGGTATTGGCTGTCACAGACAAAGCCCTTCATGGGCTTGGCCACTCTTATTTCTGGGACCACCTCttcatagtgttggaaggagccatacaggccatctagtccaactccctactcaatgcaggatcagcctaaaacatccaggattaatatctgtccagctgctctaATCTGGTCAGCAGGTGCCAACCCACAGATGGGCAAAATGGCTTCAAAACTGCAAATAGGCAAAACTGCATGTACACATGTTTTCTCTATTGTGGCTCCTGTCTTGTGGAACGATCTGCCTGAGGAGGCCAGGAAAGGTCTCACCTCCATATTCAAAAGGGCTTCTGTGTGCAAATAGTAGGGTTGTGCTGCACAAAATAGATTTAGGTGGATAGTAGTGTTGctttgaagcaatagaacaaaatctgagactagcggcacccttaagaccaacaaatcatCCACAcacttacttggataaattattagggactgtgagTCTATACTGCTATGAAAAACCTGTTGTAAGTAGGATCCtgttatgtaatttctgtaccacttaacgcaggctttctcagccagggttttgtgacagcccaggaaggatgtcccaaatggctgggaattaaaaaattgttaaacatttagcaggtgatatgaccatatatggtcatatcgaccttcccttcccaaaatggctaataatgggcctggagtgggaggAAAGGGGGATCTGGGTGGGCATCTaagcagctatgcttccaaaccatattctgcacaatcacaccacttctggggtttctcaaagcctgaagaatgtttcaatgttttttcaatggtaaagaagtcgaGAAAGGTTGGGTCATATAATACTTACATCATGCTTCAATTCTTTCTGGTGGTTCTAGATTTCTAAAATCTTAATGTGTTGGTTACTGAATGCCCCATTATATTTGCTCACAATGTGTAATTCGCCTTGAGTTCTGTAAGAAATATGgcttataaataacataaatataaatgataaataagTCAAACTAGTTAAAACTCATGGGCACCTAATTTTGCATCAGACCAGAAACTCTGTTTTTGAAACTCATAAGGGTTCCAGTCTCCGACTCATACCGATTAAGCAATCTATAGCATGGCGATTCATTTTTGGCTTTGCTAGGAGGCCCAGGccacaaagggtgtgtgtgtccattcccattttgttgctgcaacGTTTCATTTCTTCTCCCTTGTGTGAGATCAGTGCAGCATGTCAGCGCATGCACCACCAGCATCCATTTGTATACTGGTGCGTGATATATGACCCATGTAGCAGATTATCAGTTCTGTCAGCACTGGTCACCTGTTAGGTGGAGCGAGGAAGAAGCAGGTGCCAAATTCAGACAGAGCATTCCCTTTTCTGTCCCTTCTCTGGACCACAGTTGAGCAGCATATCAGAGATGACAACGTGGGGTCATGTGTTTTGGAGCAGCTCTGCCCAGGCGGCAGCAGGGGTGCATTCTCCTGCTTTCCTGGGTTAACAATGGCGCCTTTGTAAAACTCTTTTATTTTCCGAGAAGTACTGGAGGAATTCAGTAGAAAGAAGAGGCAGATTTACCCTCAAACCGTAATAGATCTAGGCTCTGTGTTCAACAAAGGAGGCTTGCTTGTTTGCACAGACATTCTTTCCAGGGAGTAGGAGCCCCTTCATATTGTTACGCATTCCTACAGTAAGAAGTTTCAGCAGCAGTGCTGCAGAtccagggttttttgggggggacaaaAGAGCATGGGAGAGGTACTTATCTTTGAACAATATGCTTAAGTTGCAAATAAACAGGCGCTGCATCGTAGAAACAAAAAAAAGGCATCCTTTTAATAAGCAAGAGAGTGAGAATGACTTGACTTCAAAGGTGAACCCCCAGGTCTCACTAATTCCACTTTGGGAGTTTTCTCTACATCTCTGCCCATCCTGGTTGGAAACTGCCCCTTGAGAGGTGCAATCTGACAATCTGCTTTTCGGAGGAAAAGGTTACCAGCTTCCCGGGCTCTGATAGTCTCTCGTTCCAAAAGCTGGGGAGACATTCCCTTTCAACAGCCGATGTCCTATTCATGATCATTATAGACTAAGGAACCTACAGCCAGCTTTTATAAATAGATGCCAgtcagtagtagaagaagagctggattatttaatacccacttttcactacccaaagaagtcccaaagtggcttacaagctcattttccttcctctccccacaatagaccctgTGAGAGGGGctgggagctctgacagagctgtgaTTGACCCtagatggggaatcaaacctggttctccagatgagtcccccaccaagctggctccctacaCACTATGGAACAGTTCACACATGCTAGTACCACATTTCCACTGTGCAAACGTACTTgcaggtaccaggaagtgatgtcagctggctacaccTCCCTGCTACACCCTGTGGAAGTGAGAGAAGCCTTGGGTGACAAATGCTTAAATGGGTTCTCCCCTTTACACCAGCTCCAGATTTACCTGCATGCTCATCcttacccatccatccatccatggttcctctatatatttgtgaaacagcctggagggtggaacgtgtccagtcctgcccctacagctcccaccctcccttcctggatgctagccatgtttCTCTCggacgcgccagagacagagagagagacacatagagccctgccagaccgaacatgagccctcattccctcctattgctccagctgtgagaaaggcagagaaagacacAAAGAGAGCAGCCCCAAGCTGCTCACAGAGATAcacagagagccacccctgctgtgacggagggagagagacagagtgagttgccccaaactgcacaccagccctccttccctcctacaaaccagccctgattatttGCTATTACCTGCTATACTAGGCACACCGAGacacgcagcgagagggagagagacacacacagaaagaTATCTGCACCTCCTGGTAACCCCTGGGTACTAGCGCCCATTGCACTCCTGCTTGCAATGGCCTTTCTTGCTAGATAGAGAATAACATTCTGGATTGCCAGCCAGCCAGAAGGAAATTGTTTTACGGGCTGCCTCTAACAGAAGATCTGAGATGCTGCAGAACATCACAGATGATGCTTTTCATGTCACAAACAGCAACATGATCAACTGGGTACTGCGCCAAATCAAAGGGGTACTGGATGGAGAGCCCTAGGATCAATTCCAAAATTGGCAGCCCAGATCACAGTTTTATTGCCTTCACTTACGTGACCTACACGCTCACTTTATTAACTTCATATCATTTGCTtgtagagccttttgtggcgcagagtggtaaggcagccatctgaaagctttgcccacgaggctgggagttcaatcccagcagccggctcaaggttgactcagccttccatccttccgaggtcggtaaaatgagtatccagcttgctggggggtaaacggtaatgactggggaaggcactggcaaaccaccccgtattgagtctgccatgaaaacgctagagggcgtcaccccaagggtcagacatgactcggtgcttgcacaggggataccattacctttttaTCATTTGCTTTACTTGCATAGGAGCCCCACTTTGTTCCCCAATGGCTTGCAACTGCACTCTTCCATTctgcattttatctttacaacagccctgtgaagtaggtcagtgAGTGAGACTAACCTAATGCTGTTCAACAAAcgttcatggcagaatgggaatttgaaccagaCTCCCCTAGAACTTATTCTGACCCTCTAATTCAGCCTTTTCCtaccttttaaccatggaggagcccctgaaataattcttcCAGGCTGCGAGGAGCCCTgcaagtgatgccagctggccatgcctccctgccacacccccagaagtggcataatcagcCACACCCTTCATCCTTCTttcactcccttcccccaccatTACTACCACTACGGTGGCTTTGCCAGAAAGGGCAGGGCTGAGAGGACAGGCTGGACGCACCATGCCATGCCACAACCAAATCCCACTCTTTGATTTTTACCCCTATGGCCTACCTGCCCAGCCCTCCAGCTGGAAGCAGCCAGTGCCCTACCTTGTGATCAAGTCCAGGAAGAGAAAGGCTGCGGGCCCCCTCTGGAACTCCTGCGGACCCCCAGAGCACCTGGTTGGAGACCCCTGTTCTAATATCTAGACTACACCGGCTAACACTTGGATGAACATACATCAAAGCATTCACCTTTCCTGAACCATTATTAACATTTACTCAATTTGATTAAGATGCACTTGATGGGCATACTGGTCCTTCCATCCAAAACACGTTTCTTCTCTCTTAACAGTGAAAATCTCTCCGTCAgtatcacctccccccccccccccatacacatatGCACACCTGGGAGTCCTCTattttggcagaatttaaatttgcAGAGACTggacagcaccaggctgcttaaaggaacaaaataattttattgtgaagagaaacaactatatattgttgtctgcagtcattctgacTGTTCGGaatgttgtggaggcaagcagagaggaagtgtgctcaaaggagcaggaagtctccaattgagccaaacAGGACGCTATATTATATtagaaaaatgccaggaagttcttATTTTCACTAAGCTTGTTCAACATCCTCTGCAGGACAGTCTTTATATTTGGATCAGTCATGCACAATGCAGATTTTACATATTCCAACATGTATGAGCCTGGGAAACTGTTTACACTAGGCAGATGTTTTGGGACATAGTTTCGCACATTCTTGGGAAACAGAGACTTCCCACCAGAAATCTTTGTTCTGGAAAAACCTGTTGAGGCTTTCAGTCAGGATTGTGTAAAGTTCTTGCTTGAATTGCTTTAAAGGCACAGCCATATtgaccactagggttgccagctcagggttgggaaataccagtagcttttggggttggagccagaGAAGGGGAAGGATTCACGGGATCCATTGCTGTACTACAGACCATCTTTCagtgtggccattttctccaagcgaTTTGATCTTCCACCCCTtgatagggataccagcctccaggtgggacctggagatctcccagaattgcagctcctctGCAGACTAGATCAGTTAcccgggagaaaatgggtgctttgcagagtggactctgtggctttctaccccactgaaatccttccTCACCCGGCGCTCCATCCCCAAACGGAAGAAAGCAGCACAACCCCCGAGGAACTCGCCATCTTTGCGCGCTCCCGCCGCTCCCCAAACTGAAAGTGAAAAGCAGGCGCGCGGGCGCGCGGGCGCGCGCTCGAGGTTGTCGGGCCTCGCTTGCTTTTCCCTGGCCGCGGCTCTCGAGGGCAATGGAGGGCGAGACGGCAGCGCCGCAGCCGGGCTCGGGCTGCGGGGAGGCGGACGGCGGGATCTCGCTGCACCCTTTCTGCGGGCGGCTGGCCGAGCAGCTGGTGCACTTCCACGCCATGCGCCTGCAGGGCTCGCTCTTCCTGTGGGTCGGGGAGGCCCCCCAGCTCCGCAACTTGGCCGTGGCCATGTGCACCCCCCGCGTAAGTCCCCCCGCCGGCCggggacagggagaggaaagcgagCCAGTCGGAGGAACGGCAGCCCGCGCAGGGAATGAAATGGCTCGCAGGAAAGCCAGGCGCGGCCGGATCGGGCCAGGTTCACTGAGAAGCCGGCTGGAGTGGGCTCACGGGTTGCGGGCGCCAGCGCTGGGCTGGGAGATgtctggggactttgggggtggcgcCGGGAGGGGATTTGGGGCGGAGTGGAGATTAATGCCAggaagtccacccttcaaagcagccctttcctccaggggagctggtctctgtcgcctggagatgagctagagctcccggggatccccagggcccacctggaggctggcatccctagcaaggacctcagtgtggtatTGTGCCATGgactccgccctccaaagcagcccttttctccaggggatgaaGATGAgcgcctgaagatgagctgtaattccgaggGATCTGcaaggtctcacctggggattggcatccctctAGTGTTTGCTTTCTAGTAAAGATAAACAGGGCGAttggttagtggttaggagtggggatttctaatcaggcgagccaggtttgattccccactcccccacatgcagccagctgggtgaccttgggctagtcacagcactgattagtgttgttctgaccaagcagtaatattagggctctatccggctcacaggatgtctgttttggagagaggaaagggaaggcgattgtaagccactttgaggctctttctggcagagaaaagcagcatgtaagaaccaagtctccttctccttcaaatGAAAGACCAGTGGGGTATTATTTCTACATAAGCATCCCTGTACCCAAGCCCATTTCTGACGtgggtagggtttccagctctgagttccaggtgccacaagactcctgtttgtgtttttttcttcttccctgcaaCAGACTACCATGGCTACTTCTCTGGAATTATTACTTCTAAGCTCACAGCTTTCCCCAACATTTCTCTTAAACAGAGACTTTAGACAGGTGGACTCAGTGTTTCCAGGGCTCTTGCTTTCTGTAGGACTGTGGCCAGGCTCCTTCATGGATCTGAAAGGTTGATTTCCTGAATCACTGAGATGTAAGCAGAACTGGCTGGATTATGAAGGGTATTGCTTGCATAGTTCTGGAAGAGGCCTCTCATTTTAGATTCAGCTGTCAGCATGCATTTGCCTCTCCTTTTCCTTCAGCTCTCTGTAGTGAATCTTCCTTCTGGCCTCCGCATGCCGCTATGCTTTCTGAACAGCAAGGATGAAACAAATATTCCTGCATTTCCTAGCCATGTGCCGTACAAAGCATAGAAGGGAGTGGATCCCTGTTGAGAACCAacgtggtgtagtgtttaagagtggcagcctctaatctggagaactgggtttgattccccattcctcctccacatgcaggtgtCCTTGAccaagttacagttctctcagagctctctcagcctcacctacctcatgcggtgtctgttttgggcagagaaagggcaggtgattgtaagctactttgagactccttcatgtagtgaaaagcatggtacaCCCATCCAGTTCTTATCTTCTGTTCAAAATGTGTCAGATCAGGACTAAGAGTAGTCTCCTCCTGTCTGCTCTCCATCAAAACGGTTCCACAGTTCTTCAGCATTGGTTTCTCTCACTCCTTTTCTGAAGTAGCAACACAAGGAATCATTGTCCTCTTGGGTTGCTGTTGAAAAGCAGGCAAATAATTGCTTTTCAAAGCCAGATGCTTTTGTCTGTGGCCTGATTCACGCATTTACTAGCCCGGCAAAGCCTTTGTATGGTGGTAGAATGGAGGAAACTTTCCCTTCTGTGCCAGAAAAGCATCCCTCccaaggggatggggaagacctatGCTCTTGAACATTTGCATCAGGAGAGAATATTATTGCACTTGCTGCGTCACTGTGCAAAATCTTCCCAAGCACTAAATGTCTGAACTGGCCTGCACCACTGTTGTCTTAAAGTATGTATGTTTCCATGATTTGCATCCATATTTCCCTGGTCGTGCCAGTGGGTTTCCATCCATGGCACTGAGCAGGCTGACGTCCACATGGTTGAGCAATAATACTGTGTTGGGCTCTCCCAGCCTAATGACTGGGTTCTTGCTGTAAGCATTGTTGGGAGCAGTGCCTTAAgtttccagaaaaaaaataaaacaggattttAGCAGCCCTGTAAAGTCTAACCAGGTCGATCTCCACCTAAACTTTTGGCAATTGGgcttcacttcatcagatgctggAATAAATCTTGGTCATTCTTAAGGTATGCCTGGAATCTTGTTTTGATTCTTTGTGCAACAATCACCTAAACAAACACTGAACAGACTTATCAATAATTTGAGGAAGTTATTCATTTGGGTgttagaaagtgccatcaaattgtagCCAATGTATGAATACTCTGTGGGTTTtcaaaaagatagattcaagtgggtagccgtgttggtctgaagcagcacaacaaaacaaaatcagagtccagtggcacctttaagaccaacaaagatttagtcaaggtgtgagctttcaagtgcatgagACAAACAGAGGGAGTTTGCCATTGCTGACCTCAGAGTAGCAATTCTAGACTTCTTAGCGGTCTCCCATCTATCTGCTTAccaggattgaccctgcttagcttccacaatcTAATAAAGGTGGGCTAGTCTGGCCCTTCTAGGTCTGGATAACAAGTGAGATTTCAGGAACCCTTCTCTGGTGAGTGATAGGACCAACAGAAGACATCTTTGCTCGGGAAATTTCAACATTCATAAGATTGCATAAGATTGGAAACTGTGGCTATAAAAGGCCAGAgccattaaaaaattattttgctgCTAACGCTGCCTGAATAATCTGGAATCATCATCTGGAATCATCAGTGTGGGAGTGAAGGCTGCCCTCAGCATCCCAGGAAGGAATGTCATGCATTCATTGTGTAGTAGCTCAGGAAGCAATCCCACCTTGGGTAGCCCAGGGAAGctggatcccatcagatctcggaagctaagcagggttggccttgctggcacttggaagggcgaactccaaggaataccaggaccatgatgcaagggcaggcaatggcaaaccgtctcgtttggctgccagacaatgctGTCTACATAACACACGtgccacatgataaataaataaccagagGTAATGGCAGATAGATAGTTGTGAAGTCTGCTTTCAGGGTCTTGGAATATTCCCCCCTTTTTGATAGCGTCATGGAATgtgggatagattcaggtggggtagctgatttggtctgaagcagccgaacaaagtttgagtccagtggcacctttaagactaataaagTTTCATTGGGGGTCtagttcatgcacacaaaagctcatactttggaTAAAGCTTTGTtcgttttaaaggtgccactggactcaaacttgagAGTAACTTGAAAGTTTACTTTTAGCAGAATACAAGGGAAGGAAAATTCACCAGACTTTTCTTTGTTCCCAGGACTCCATTCCGGCATCTGCATTGCTCCTTGGTGATCCCTCTGACAGCACCTCAAACTCTTTAGCCCAAAGATTAGGTATGTAGGCAGgtttgcttttattgtttttaataacgCCTCTTTTTAGAAATCCGTTTCTGTTCGTTTTTGTAGACCAGGAATGTATTTGAAATTCCTGCTGTGAGTTGAATATTTACTTTTGGTCACATTTCTCCTAGTGATGgacatattttcttttttctattttctagCCAGCAAGActaaaaaacagatttttgtcAGCTATAATATTAAAAACACTGACAGCAGCTTCATACTGCTTGTAGAAAACCGAATCaaggaggaaatgacagcttttcCAGAGAAGTTTTAGCGTGGAACCACTGTAGGCATGGCTGTGTTgtatttttagaaaataaaaaatTGATGTTTTTCTGTCATGAGTGActtttcttttctgaaaaatATATCTTACTCTccgacaccccctccccaatgactAAGGTTCCAAAAGGAAGCAAAAGTTGCCTGAGATTGCCACCCAGAGGAAGTAAGGTGTATCACACACAATTAGAAAACTCGTATTGCAGActtgatgagagccagcttggtgtagtggttgagtgtGGCAGCCTctatctaatctggagaactgggtttgatttgccactcctccatatgaagcctgctgggtgaccttggaccagtcaccaaGGTCACCATTCCAGTTTTAACCACATCAAAATGTTAACAAAACTGTTCACAATTTCATTTAAGCTGTTCTAATATCAGTAAACCAACACAAACATATTTGGATGGGACAATATGATACATGTAGCATTGCTTGAAAAGCccatgtggtgcagtggttaacagctgaggactctaatctggagaactgggtttgattcacgcttttccacatggagccagctcttagaactctctcagccctacctacctcacagggttgttgtgagaagaggaagggaaggcaattgcaagctgttttgagactcctttgggtagtgaaaagcggagtataaaaaccaactcttcttaatctgTTTCACAACTAGACATTCAGTGGAACAATTTTTGCTCTCTTGTCCTCTCTTGTCAAACAACAACTGGGTAGTAGAATTTGGTGCCTCCTAGTAAGCATGAGGTTTCcattatgtaatttatttatttgatttttataccaccctcccagcaagctcaGGGCCCTGCACAGCATCCCATTGATACATCAGATGATAGAGTGAAAACAATGAATTTAAACTAGATTTAAAATTAATCAACTGTTTAAAATAACATCCCCATCAACAGTACTGGTTTTTGAATGCCTGCAGTTCACCCGGAACCAGACTATAGTCTAGGGGTCTTTAATAGGATGACCCAATAGATGTAAGGTGAGACAGACCTCTTATGAAGCAAGTGGTAGGTGTTATACCACCAAGTAAGACTGGCTAAACAAGGGCTGACATAGCCTTGTGTTTTTTGTGTGCTTGGACACATCAGTGTGAATTATTTCTTCAACCAAGGATTAAATGATTCCCCCCTGCTCTAAGCTCCTagtctttttttctttacagTACAACAGTGTGTTTTCAATATATAAAGCAAGAGTGCAAACCTAGGATCCCAGGCAGGGTAGAACAGCAAAGACCTTTCTTTgcttgagaccccagagagctgcttgtGGT from Paroedura picta isolate Pp20150507F chromosome 9, Ppicta_v3.0, whole genome shotgun sequence harbors:
- the PSMG4 gene encoding proteasome assembly chaperone 4; its protein translation is MEGETAAPQPGSGCGEADGGISLHPFCGRLAEQLVHFHAMRLQGSLFLWVGEAPQLRNLAVAMCTPRDSIPASALLLGDPSDSTSNSLAQRLASKTKKQIFVSYNIKNTDSSFILLVENRIKEEMTAFPEKF